The Enteractinococcus fodinae genome has a segment encoding these proteins:
- the hpaE gene encoding 5-carboxymethyl-2-hydroxymuconate semialdehyde dehydrogenase has translation MSNGKPDNMPDQIRHYINGEFVDSVDEDTFDVINPVTNETYIQASSGKVADIDAAVAAAKDAFDNGPWPHMLPRERSRILHNIADVVETRQQELAEMETWDSGLPISQTLGQARRAAENFRFFADLIVAQEDHAFKVPGRQINYVNRKPIGVAGLITPWNTPFMLESWKLGPALATGNTVVLKPAEFTPLSASLWPGIFEEAGLPAGVFNMVHGYGEEGYAGDSLVKHPDVPLISFTGESRTGQIIMANAAPYLKGLSMELGGKSPAVVFEDADLEKAIDATIFGVFSLNGERCTAGSRILVQRSIYDEFVERYAAQAANVKVGMPDDPKTEVGALVHPEHFDKVWSYVQIGKDEARLVAGGDRPEQFPDGNFLQPTVFADVAPDTRIFQEEIFGPVVAITPFDTDEEALELANNTTYGLAAYIWTNDLQRSHNFAQKVEAGMVWLNSNNVRDLRTPFGGVKASGLGQEGGYRSIDFYTEQQAVHINLGEVHNPVFGKQ, from the coding sequence ATGAGTAACGGCAAACCAGACAATATGCCAGATCAAATCCGTCACTACATCAACGGTGAATTCGTCGACTCCGTCGATGAGGATACCTTTGACGTGATCAACCCGGTCACCAACGAGACCTACATCCAGGCATCGTCGGGGAAAGTCGCCGACATTGACGCTGCCGTAGCGGCCGCCAAAGATGCCTTCGACAACGGCCCATGGCCACACATGCTGCCACGCGAACGCTCCCGCATCCTGCACAACATCGCCGATGTGGTCGAAACCCGTCAGCAGGAACTGGCTGAAATGGAAACCTGGGATTCGGGTCTACCGATTTCCCAGACCCTGGGCCAGGCACGCCGTGCGGCCGAAAACTTCCGGTTCTTCGCCGACCTGATCGTGGCTCAGGAAGACCACGCTTTCAAGGTTCCGGGGCGTCAGATTAACTACGTTAACCGCAAACCCATTGGTGTTGCCGGGCTAATCACTCCCTGGAACACCCCTTTTATGCTGGAGTCGTGGAAACTTGGCCCAGCCTTGGCCACCGGAAACACCGTGGTGTTGAAGCCAGCTGAGTTCACGCCACTGTCGGCCAGCCTATGGCCCGGCATCTTCGAAGAAGCCGGCCTGCCTGCCGGTGTGTTCAACATGGTCCACGGTTACGGCGAAGAAGGTTATGCCGGCGATTCGCTGGTCAAACACCCAGATGTTCCGCTGATCTCGTTCACCGGTGAATCCCGCACCGGCCAGATCATCATGGCCAACGCCGCTCCTTACCTGAAGGGTCTGTCCATGGAACTGGGCGGCAAATCTCCCGCCGTGGTCTTCGAAGACGCCGATTTGGAAAAAGCCATCGATGCGACCATTTTCGGAGTGTTCTCGCTTAACGGTGAACGCTGCACCGCCGGTTCGCGCATCCTGGTTCAGCGCAGCATTTACGATGAATTCGTCGAACGCTACGCAGCTCAGGCCGCCAACGTCAAAGTCGGGATGCCAGACGATCCAAAGACCGAAGTCGGGGCCCTGGTCCACCCAGAACACTTCGACAAGGTCTGGTCCTATGTCCAAATCGGGAAAGACGAAGCCCGTCTGGTCGCCGGTGGGGACCGTCCAGAGCAATTCCCGGACGGAAATTTCCTGCAGCCCACTGTCTTTGCTGACGTGGCACCAGATACCCGCATCTTCCAAGAAGAAATCTTCGGGCCGGTCGTGGCAATCACCCCGTTCGACACCGATGAAGAAGCCCTCGAGTTGGCCAACAACACCACGTACGGTCTGGCTGCCTACATTTGGACCAACGACCTGCAGCGTTCCCACAACTTCGCCCAGAAGGTGGAAGCCGGCATGGTGTGGCTGAACTCCAACAACGTTCGCGATCTTCGCACCCCATTCGGTGGCGTGAAGGCTTCCGGACTCGGTCAAGAGGGTGGCTACCGCTCGATCGACTTCTACACCGAGCAGCAGGCCGTTCACATCAACCTGGGCGAAGTGCACAACCCAGTTTTCGGCAAACAGTAA
- a CDS encoding GntR family transcriptional regulator, with the protein MSVNGLSKADQAHQHVLDGITSGRYKAGDRLVLSTIAQELGMSVVPVREAIRRLQTDDLVQFERNVGATVTGIDPVEYQYTMETLALVEGYSTALCAPLVTAQTLTRARGINDQMRDMLGEGFVPETFTALNERFHLALFEHHPNPHILDLVNRGWNRLAALRSSTFSIIPSRAPNSVAEHDELLDLIAGGAAFSVIESAARNHRLNALNAYLDHHAQATAQDF; encoded by the coding sequence ATGTCTGTCAATGGTCTTTCCAAAGCTGATCAGGCGCACCAGCACGTCCTGGATGGGATTACCTCGGGTCGCTACAAGGCCGGTGACCGGCTCGTGCTCTCGACCATTGCACAAGAGTTGGGCATGTCGGTGGTTCCCGTACGGGAGGCCATTCGGCGGCTCCAGACCGATGACTTAGTCCAATTTGAACGCAATGTGGGCGCCACCGTCACCGGTATCGACCCCGTGGAATACCAGTACACGATGGAAACCCTGGCCCTGGTGGAAGGGTATTCCACGGCGCTGTGTGCACCGTTGGTTACAGCCCAGACGCTCACCAGGGCCCGCGGGATCAATGATCAGATGCGAGATATGTTAGGCGAGGGTTTCGTGCCCGAGACGTTCACCGCACTGAACGAGAGATTTCATTTAGCCCTATTTGAACATCACCCAAATCCGCACATTTTGGACCTGGTGAATCGCGGATGGAACCGACTGGCGGCTCTTCGGTCATCAACGTTTTCGATCATCCCGTCCCGGGCTCCGAACTCGGTCGCCGAACACGATGAACTGCTGGATTTGATTGCCGGCGGGGCAGCGTTTTCCGTCATTGAATCAGCGGCTCGAAACCACCGGCTCAATGCCTTGAATGCCTACCTGGATCACCACGCACAGGCCACTGCACAAGATTTCTAA